A genomic window from Melanotaenia boesemani isolate fMelBoe1 chromosome 15, fMelBoe1.pri, whole genome shotgun sequence includes:
- the zgc:165604 gene encoding immunoglobulin superfamily member 11, which translates to MGSSGRWMLWTLCVCFTAWENAALSVTMRESSLEVVRGDFVVLPCSFITFSRLSRLNIIWTLAPFSSPETPIQVIVYDHGQVIEDPSLTGRVGFTGLPFSANIILNNTRVSDAGIYRCMVNNPPESADPGIGELVLSVLEPPSLPVCQWDGDIDMGGSVTLSCLVAKGVPTPDIRWQKVNPEEILPPINMKGGLSSSVQIVNVSAKTSGLYRCSASNILGTENCYVNLASYRTPDSPSGLLQGVLLTLSMSLVLLALLVLILWLHRTGQGGRWKETKPEEEECYNEIRYTPSLMKRSFV; encoded by the exons ATGGGTTCTTCTGGAAGATGGATGCTCTGGaccttatgtgtgtgtttcactgCTTGGGAGAATG CTGCACTCAGTGTAACCATGAGGGAATCCAGTCTGGAGGTGGTTCGGGGGGATTTTGTTGTCCTGCCCTGTTCTTTCATCACCTTCTCTCGCCTCTCTAGACTCAACATTATCTGGACGCTGGCTCCCTTCTCTAGTCCAGAGACCCCAATACAG GTGATTGTGTATGATCATGGACAGGTGATAGAAGACCCCTCCCTGACAGGCAGAGTGGGCTTTACAG GTCTGCCCTTTAGTGCCAACATCATACTGAACAACACCCGAGTATCAGATGCTGGGATTTACCGCTGCATGGTCAACAATCCACCTGAGTCTGCAGATCCTGGCATAGGAGAGCTGGTGCTCAGTGTTCTGG AGCCACCTTCTTTGCCTGTGTGCCAGTGGGATGGAGATATTGATATGGGAGGAAGTGTCACACTGTCCTGCTTGGTGGCAAAGGGCGTCCCTACTCCAGATATCCGTTGGCAGAAAGTGAATCCAGAGGAAATATTACCTCCCATCAACATGAAAG GGGGCCTGTCAAGCTCAGTGCAAATAGTCAATGTGTCAGCTAAGACGTCGGGCCTGTATCGCTGCTCTGCCTCCAACATCCTGGGAACAGAGAATTGCTACGTCAACTTGGCCAGTTACAGAA CCCCAGACAGCCCCTCAGGCTTACTGCAGGGTGTGCTGCTGACGTTGTCCATGAGTTTGGTCCTGCTGGCTTTACTGGTGCTCATCCTGTGGCTGCATCGCACAGGGCAGGGCGGGAGGTGGAAGGAGACAAAGCCAGAAGAGGAGGAGTGTTACAACGAGATACGGTACACTCCGTCTCTGATGAAACGTTCCTTTGTCTGA